In Brevinema andersonii, a genomic segment contains:
- a CDS encoding SH3 domain-containing protein: MKKCTFFLIKMLFLITPIMAKDRVDQFTHPNNLYNNGLQFYYNSEYGPAMKCIKKAMLLAPNNKQIRTLFYQLRREIGLPVVFTQDNVISRMFAVFFNAVPPQWNAILGSFLLLIVSLIVFLPVKKKKYILYIIGMFSTSVVLLSVGLIRYYIFFNVPDRIATHIIDLYEEPDVKSKKNITLPAGSELRVVDQIGEFLLVKTLDKREAWVQEEFVPPLWE, translated from the coding sequence ATGAAAAAATGTACTTTTTTCTTAATTAAAATGTTATTTTTAATAACACCTATTATGGCAAAAGATAGAGTAGATCAATTTACTCATCCGAATAATCTTTATAATAATGGTTTACAATTTTATTATAATAGTGAATATGGGCCAGCAATGAAATGTATCAAAAAAGCTATGCTTCTTGCTCCCAATAATAAACAAATTAGAACTTTATTTTATCAATTAAGAAGAGAAATAGGATTACCGGTAGTATTTACTCAAGATAATGTGATTAGTAGGATGTTTGCTGTTTTTTTTAATGCGGTTCCTCCTCAATGGAATGCAATTTTAGGATCCTTTTTGTTATTAATTGTTTCTTTAATAGTATTTTTGCCAGTAAAAAAGAAAAAATATATTTTGTATATAATAGGTATGTTTAGCACTTCTGTTGTTCTTTTAAGTGTTGGCTTAATTCGTTATTATATTTTTTTTAATGTGCCGGATAGGATAGCAACACATATTATTGACCTTTATGAGGAACCTGATGTGAAAAGTAAAAAAAATATTACTTTACCGGCAGGATCGGAATTGAGGGTGGTAGATCAAATAGGTGAATTTTTACTTGTAAAAACTCTTGATAAAAGAGAAGCTTGGGTTCAAGAAGAATTTGTACCTCCTTTATGGGAATAA
- a CDS encoding V0D/AC39 family V-type ATPase subunit yields the protein MISAQYIPLSVRVKNWSLSFLSKKEMEKILSFDLMQILQYIAQKENIILSEPLDSHFFLKKLKEKLIYFGYTASSALSGEGKAFVKELLREFEIENLKILVQMLVSDRFSDNFYQYVFTPQLSLNKYREIRTFQELRQFLIGTAYEMLTNSLDKVETEKNTFYWESALDTFYANRIFTVSKRLDTHGKLNAKKIVLLPIDMERLLNLYRYKFHYGLDAKEAWLYLPNVTHILSSERWQHYIVVVTSQEFCDMLKEDRYIDVDCHNNASTIRMSMRSRIEKICRKELHGSLTSISSFLAFLQLKKIQFSQLSTIIEAKSLHMEKEEVMDFL from the coding sequence ATGATATCAGCTCAGTATATTCCTTTATCTGTACGTGTAAAAAATTGGAGCTTATCTTTTTTGTCTAAAAAAGAGATGGAAAAAATACTTTCTTTTGATCTTATGCAAATATTACAATATATTGCACAAAAAGAAAATATAATTTTATCAGAACCTTTAGATTCTCATTTTTTTCTAAAAAAACTTAAAGAGAAATTGATATATTTTGGATATACGGCTTCTAGTGCTTTATCAGGTGAAGGTAAAGCATTTGTAAAAGAATTGTTACGTGAATTTGAAATAGAAAATTTAAAAATTTTAGTACAAATGCTCGTTTCTGATCGTTTTTCTGATAATTTTTACCAATATGTATTTACTCCTCAATTATCATTGAATAAATATCGTGAAATTAGAACATTTCAGGAGTTACGTCAGTTTTTGATTGGGACAGCTTATGAAATGCTTACTAACTCTCTTGATAAAGTAGAAACAGAAAAAAATACTTTTTATTGGGAATCGGCATTGGATACGTTTTATGCGAATCGGATTTTCACTGTTTCTAAAAGATTAGATACTCATGGGAAGTTAAATGCAAAAAAGATTGTTTTGTTGCCTATAGATATGGAACGTTTGTTAAATTTGTACCGTTATAAATTTCATTATGGACTTGATGCTAAGGAAGCATGGCTTTATCTCCCTAATGTTACACATATTTTATCGTCAGAACGATGGCAACATTATATTGTGGTAGTGACGAGTCAGGAATTTTGTGATATGCTGAAAGAGGACCGTTATATAGATGTTGACTGCCATAATAATGCATCTACAATCAGGATGTCTATGCGTTCGAGAATAGAAAAGATATGCCGTAAAGAACTGCATGGAAGTTTGACAAGTATTTCATCGTTCTTGGCCTTTTTACAATTGAAAAAAATACAATTTTCTCAGTTATCTACGATTATTGAAGCGAAATCACTTCATATGGAAAAAGAAGAAGTGATGGATTTTTTATAA
- a CDS encoding universal stress protein, producing MITRIFVPITGTDESKIATEKAIETAVFLNAKVTAIYVLDKESLAKLQRYKIFIEEESSVFGDNLRRDAEKYLEYAKRIASSYHIDIETVLLEGDPFLEIKNFIKKNPAQHKFVMIAKVPNSENFIDSFGSLEKKMLRSGLGIMIAGE from the coding sequence ATGATTACTAGAATTTTTGTTCCGATTACAGGAACTGATGAAAGTAAAATAGCAACAGAAAAAGCTATTGAAACAGCAGTATTTCTCAACGCCAAAGTGACGGCAATTTATGTTTTGGATAAAGAATCATTAGCTAAACTTCAACGTTATAAAATTTTTATAGAAGAAGAATCTTCAGTTTTTGGAGATAATTTGAGGCGTGATGCAGAAAAATATTTAGAATATGCTAAACGAATTGCTTCCTCATACCATATTGATATTGAGACTGTTTTGTTAGAAGGAGATCCTTTTTTAGAAATTAAAAATTTTATTAAGAAAAATCCTGCACAGCATAAATTTGTTATGATTGCCAAAGTACCGAATAGTGAGAATTTTATTGATTCTTTTGGTAGCTTAGAAAAAAAAATGTTACGTTCCGGATTAGGAATAATGATAGCTGGAGAATAA
- the rsgA gene encoding ribosome small subunit-dependent GTPase A — protein sequence MLKLLYNLGWDEYFKNFSSRYPELVPARITQKHSFGYNIITESGHFSARLRGSLRKSLLKEQWPVVGDWVMVSFNNEKAIVEVILPRRNKISRKTSGKTSVEQVITANADIIFLVVSLLEGFNPRKIERYLTLSAENHIDFIILLNKIDCIENAEQFLLETRKLAPNIPILLTNAHDPLIVDVLLKYLSAGKTAVFLGSSGVGKSTIVNTLLGQNVQMTRSVGKNNKGKHTTSSRDMFFLENGGIIIDNPGIRELYVWLDDCESLSESFSDIQQLSLQCQFRNCVHLHEPNCAVRDAIRNGQLDSGRLENWRKLKSETLELLSKRQEAGQKIHKQQSYILSKYKKRKNSPRAIFDKKRKI from the coding sequence TTGCTTAAATTATTATATAATCTTGGCTGGGATGAATATTTTAAAAATTTTTCTAGCAGATATCCGGAACTTGTTCCTGCACGAATAACACAAAAGCATAGTTTTGGGTATAATATTATAACGGAATCAGGGCATTTTTCGGCACGGTTAAGAGGCTCTTTAAGAAAATCATTATTAAAAGAACAATGGCCAGTTGTCGGTGATTGGGTTATGGTGAGTTTCAATAATGAGAAAGCTATTGTTGAAGTAATTCTTCCACGAAGAAATAAAATTTCACGTAAAACTTCTGGGAAAACTTCAGTTGAGCAAGTAATTACTGCTAATGCAGATATTATATTTTTAGTGGTGTCTCTTCTCGAAGGTTTTAATCCTAGAAAAATTGAGCGTTATTTGACATTATCTGCAGAAAATCATATTGATTTCATTATCCTACTTAATAAAATTGATTGCATAGAAAATGCTGAACAGTTTCTTCTTGAAACGCGGAAATTAGCTCCAAATATTCCTATTCTATTGACTAATGCTCATGATCCGCTAATTGTCGATGTGCTTTTAAAATATCTAAGTGCAGGAAAAACAGCAGTATTTTTAGGATCTTCTGGAGTTGGAAAATCCACAATAGTGAACACTTTGTTAGGTCAGAATGTTCAAATGACCAGATCGGTAGGTAAAAATAATAAAGGAAAGCATACAACAAGTTCGAGAGATATGTTTTTTCTTGAAAATGGAGGGATTATTATTGATAATCCTGGCATTAGAGAACTATATGTTTGGCTGGATGATTGCGAATCATTATCAGAAAGTTTTAGCGATATTCAACAGTTAAGTTTGCAATGTCAATTCCGTAATTGTGTTCATTTGCATGAACCAAATTGTGCTGTTCGTGATGCAATACGAAATGGCCAATTAGATTCCGGACGTTTGGAAAATTGGAGAAAATTAAAATCAGAGACATTGGAACTTCTTTCAAAAAGACAGGAAGCAGGACAGAAAATTCATAAACAACAATCTTATATACTATCAAAATATAAAAAAAGAAAAAATTCCCCCAGAGCGATTTTCGATAAAAAGAGGAAAATATGA
- a CDS encoding V-type ATP synthase subunit D, with product MANKRNVTPTKSNYSILKAELSLAKEGHSLLEQKREVFIMHLSNLVANIKEKRTLLDKQLQKIYRQLALVKLETYGFTFDLMMKNMPQDFVVDMIFRSIMGVPVPQLIIRDTGENLSKIPMGISNTSPAFDELFKGVANIKNLLVEVAGLESAAWKLAHEVKKIQRRVNALENFMIPDTSVTLAYIKDTMEEKDRETLFQMKRIKERKKVVIMRGENHDY from the coding sequence ATGGCTAACAAACGGAATGTTACTCCCACTAAAAGTAATTATTCTATCTTGAAAGCGGAATTATCTTTGGCAAAAGAAGGACATAGCCTTCTGGAGCAAAAACGTGAAGTTTTTATTATGCATTTGTCTAATTTAGTAGCGAATATTAAAGAAAAACGAACACTTTTAGATAAGCAATTACAGAAAATTTATCGGCAACTTGCTTTAGTGAAGTTAGAAACTTATGGGTTTACTTTTGATTTGATGATGAAGAATATGCCACAGGATTTTGTAGTAGATATGATTTTCCGTTCTATCATGGGAGTACCTGTACCACAATTGATTATTAGGGATACGGGAGAAAATTTATCAAAAATTCCTATGGGAATTTCCAATACAAGTCCTGCTTTCGATGAGCTTTTTAAAGGAGTAGCAAATATTAAAAATTTGCTCGTTGAAGTGGCCGGTTTGGAAAGTGCTGCTTGGAAATTAGCTCATGAAGTGAAAAAAATCCAACGGAGAGTTAATGCTTTAGAAAATTTTATGATACCAGATACTTCAGTTACTTTAGCGTATATTAAGGATACAATGGAAGAAAAAGATAGGGAGACTCTTTTCCAAATGAAACGAATAAAAGAAAGAAAAAAAGTGGTTATCATGAGAGGTGAGAATCATGATTACTAG
- a CDS encoding V-type ATP synthase subunit I — translation MFTSQKMFLIDLLVLKKDENKVSQFVVESGIFEPSSLSFFVNDPEKWVKEQNSDKKKIITDYERYAIEIKNFFEKYASNRKNSTDLLHYKSQLSIPAIGDILRSDQNKVAYFQDKFMAVRKKKEEVAVKMAGLRMYNQSVRHAEQLKDPEELYSVLGVISIGNLELLKHEFARFNGEILTEGHINDSEIVFLAVSREHMHELNSLLEKVYFINYGLPDEFFGRGVVNMMELGLEFTILCDKELLLENECQKIAPEILQELRQIFYSISLYNKISEVNNSVRQAGHFVVFSGWIAAKEFKNFKIELEKLCGQKYEMHITNTDYFSTGTDVPTKLGNPRIFKPFETLVTLFGIPGYREIDPTLLVAILYVVMYGAMFGDVGQGLVLLSVGLIGLLFKKSAFRLIFSLMVWVGISATIFGFFYGSIFGYENIIPHLWLSPMHQTTTLLTYSVCFGIGVIILGYLLGIINAIKIKDWQMLIFSHKGIIAFVIYLMFLTVCYRIIKGETISLWLVISIIILSIFLGFERVWDVLFYGHGKLSEWWMGIFDMFEFYLSLLSNTISFVRIGAFALTHAALMLAIFALKDLASNPIVGNIILLLGNIFVIFFEGFIVGIQTLRLEYYEFFVRFFKGSGRLFKPINLNKDV, via the coding sequence ATGTTTACGTCACAAAAAATGTTTTTGATAGATCTTCTTGTGTTAAAAAAAGATGAAAATAAAGTATCGCAGTTTGTTGTAGAGTCAGGTATCTTTGAACCTTCAAGTCTTTCATTTTTTGTTAATGATCCAGAAAAATGGGTGAAGGAGCAAAATTCAGATAAAAAGAAAATTATAACTGATTATGAACGTTATGCTATAGAAATTAAAAATTTTTTTGAAAAGTATGCTTCTAATAGAAAAAATAGTACGGATTTACTTCATTATAAATCACAACTTTCAATCCCTGCTATTGGCGATATCCTTAGGTCTGACCAAAATAAAGTTGCTTATTTCCAAGATAAATTTATGGCAGTGAGAAAAAAAAAGGAAGAAGTTGCTGTTAAAATGGCAGGACTTAGGATGTATAATCAGTCGGTACGTCATGCTGAACAACTTAAAGATCCTGAAGAATTATATTCTGTTTTGGGAGTTATTAGTATTGGTAATTTGGAATTATTAAAACATGAATTTGCCCGTTTTAATGGCGAAATATTGACAGAAGGGCATATTAATGATTCTGAAATTGTATTTTTGGCAGTATCTAGGGAGCATATGCATGAACTAAATTCTTTGCTAGAGAAAGTGTACTTTATTAATTATGGCCTTCCTGACGAATTTTTCGGGAGGGGGGTGGTAAATATGATGGAATTAGGTCTAGAATTTACTATACTATGTGATAAGGAATTGTTATTAGAGAATGAATGTCAGAAAATAGCTCCTGAAATTTTACAAGAATTAAGACAGATTTTTTATTCAATATCTTTATACAATAAAATTTCAGAAGTTAATAATTCTGTACGTCAAGCGGGTCATTTTGTTGTATTTTCAGGTTGGATAGCTGCAAAAGAATTTAAAAATTTTAAAATAGAATTAGAAAAATTATGTGGACAAAAATATGAAATGCATATTACGAATACAGATTATTTCTCTACAGGAACCGATGTTCCTACAAAATTAGGAAATCCTCGTATTTTTAAGCCATTTGAAACCCTTGTTACTCTTTTTGGTATCCCTGGCTATCGAGAGATTGATCCAACACTTCTTGTAGCTATTTTATATGTTGTGATGTATGGTGCGATGTTTGGCGATGTTGGACAGGGATTGGTGCTGTTAAGTGTTGGTTTAATTGGACTATTGTTTAAAAAATCTGCTTTTCGTTTAATTTTTTCTTTAATGGTTTGGGTAGGTATTTCAGCGACTATTTTTGGATTTTTTTATGGTTCTATTTTTGGATATGAAAATATTATTCCTCATTTATGGCTTAGTCCAATGCATCAAACTACGACACTATTAACCTATTCAGTTTGTTTCGGAATAGGGGTGATTATTCTAGGTTATTTGTTAGGTATTATTAACGCGATCAAAATTAAAGATTGGCAAATGTTAATTTTTTCTCATAAAGGGATTATTGCTTTTGTTATTTATCTGATGTTTTTAACAGTATGTTATAGAATAATAAAAGGTGAAACAATTTCGTTATGGCTAGTGATATCTATTATTATTTTGAGTATTTTTCTAGGTTTTGAGAGAGTTTGGGATGTTTTATTCTATGGGCATGGAAAATTGTCAGAATGGTGGATGGGTATCTTTGATATGTTTGAATTTTATTTGTCGTTACTTTCAAATACTATTTCTTTTGTGCGTATTGGAGCTTTTGCTTTAACGCATGCTGCTTTAATGTTAGCTATTTTTGCTTTAAAAGATCTTGCTTCGAATCCGATAGTTGGTAATATTATTTTGTTATTAGGCAATATTTTTGTTATTTTCTTTGAAGGATTTATTGTTGGGATTCAAACATTAAGATTAGAATATTATGAATTTTTTGTCCGGTTTTTTAAGGGTTCGGGTAGGCTATTTAAACCTATAAATCTGAATAAGGATGTATAA
- a CDS encoding acyl-CoA thioesterase: MIHESNVIVRYAETDMMGIVHHAVYPIWAEFSRTQLMRDMGISYSEIEALGIVLPVTELGFRYKAPTFFEDKITILSAVTHLDNRRLRLDYQILRNDSELCVIGFSKHIFTNAEFRKPMRIDQELLTDFTLYFHPEFQQM; the protein is encoded by the coding sequence ATGATCCATGAAAGCAATGTCATAGTAAGATATGCAGAAACAGATATGATGGGAATAGTTCATCATGCTGTTTATCCTATTTGGGCGGAATTTTCACGAACACAATTAATGAGAGATATGGGTATTTCTTATTCTGAAATAGAGGCTCTAGGTATCGTGTTACCAGTAACGGAATTAGGATTTCGTTACAAAGCTCCTACCTTTTTTGAAGATAAAATTACTATATTAAGTGCTGTTACACATTTAGACAATCGTCGTCTTCGATTGGATTATCAAATTCTTCGTAATGACTCAGAACTTTGTGTAATTGGATTTTCTAAGCATATATTTACGAATGCTGAATTCAGAAAGCCTATGCGTATTGATCAAGAACTATTAACTGATTTTACTTTATATTTTCATCCTGAATTTCAACAAATGTAA
- a CDS encoding YraN family protein: METYLSKKQLGQKAEIEAKQFLLEQNWQFITQNYFTKFGEIDLIFINNTTLVFIEVKMRTPKSDFDISINPKKVKNIRKTAEIFLEKENINFTEIRFDVIFVNYNKRGDVVEIGHRPNFF; encoded by the coding sequence ATGGAAACCTATTTATCTAAAAAACAATTAGGCCAAAAAGCAGAAATCGAAGCTAAACAGTTTTTATTGGAACAAAACTGGCAATTTATTACACAAAATTATTTTACAAAATTCGGAGAAATTGATTTAATTTTTATCAATAATACCACTTTAGTATTCATAGAAGTTAAAATGCGTACCCCAAAAAGTGATTTTGATATTTCGATAAATCCCAAAAAGGTGAAAAATATTAGAAAGACAGCAGAAATTTTTTTAGAAAAAGAAAATATTAATTTTACAGAAATTCGTTTTGATGTGATTTTTGTAAATTATAATAAAAGAGGAGATGTTGTGGAGATTGGGCACAGACCAAATTTTTTTTAA
- a CDS encoding 6-hydroxymethylpterin diphosphokinase MptE-like protein has translation MNLLESLNKYANQFSLIKAQDNNYTIKYDGLYLHSSKFPVLEAQRFIEPLKYCDQSATIIILWGVGLGYHTELLVQQGFTIIAVELRREIAEIFKMVFPIEKLHAFIDVDDPQKIFDAIVSLPAYQSLNFVDLSMRNITFKDQVWTSYTEKGKHVLRSTHNIHFHLMESWYCNILQNIQLLNSQSISIIPTTVFCGKKVIICSAGPSLKESLPYLEKIHHSYVIIAVDTALSSLLEYGIVPDFVHAVDAKIHNVTDFVSIEHSIFNKMILIADISVHPIIVNQPWKAISFVSTGHPVNHPKKGLYIHRIELINFLMSYGIKFPELQTGGSVATSAFHYAVSHGAEKIIMIGQDLAYTNYRGHAVGTTYDRQYRSNANRLKTLETIHVHKLPDFYAQGIDNQLVLVDPLLEQFRHWFEMSIAFCKEENLHNRVINGSESGAFFDSWSHEKLSVIGKNDNIHIDKIFDFSLNPIINLTVLFEKLYIEWINFVLDSHQKSLLHEYFYSEYTQLLKGEVYNEFLYNRKYNRLKKIIAQYHFQGTKI, from the coding sequence ATGAACTTGTTAGAAAGTTTGAATAAATATGCTAATCAATTTTCTCTTATTAAAGCACAAGATAATAATTATACGATAAAATATGACGGTCTTTATTTGCATAGCAGTAAGTTTCCTGTTTTAGAAGCTCAACGTTTTATTGAGCCTCTTAAATATTGTGATCAATCTGCTACAATAATTATTTTATGGGGTGTGGGATTAGGGTATCATACAGAACTGCTGGTTCAACAAGGATTTACTATCATTGCTGTAGAATTGAGAAGAGAAATAGCAGAAATCTTTAAAATGGTATTTCCTATTGAAAAATTGCATGCATTTATTGATGTTGACGATCCACAAAAGATTTTTGATGCTATTGTATCTCTTCCTGCATATCAATCTTTAAATTTTGTTGACTTGTCTATGAGAAATATTACATTCAAGGATCAAGTGTGGACCTCATATACCGAAAAAGGAAAACATGTATTACGTTCGACTCATAATATACATTTTCATCTTATGGAATCTTGGTATTGTAATATTTTACAGAATATTCAATTATTAAATTCCCAGAGTATTAGTATAATTCCTACTACTGTATTTTGCGGAAAGAAGGTTATTATTTGTTCTGCTGGGCCTTCCTTGAAGGAAAGTCTCCCATACTTAGAAAAAATACATCATTCTTATGTGATTATAGCAGTTGATACAGCATTGAGTTCTTTATTAGAGTATGGGATAGTACCTGATTTTGTTCATGCTGTTGACGCGAAGATTCATAATGTTACGGATTTCGTTTCTATTGAACATTCTATTTTTAATAAAATGATACTTATTGCTGATATTTCTGTACATCCAATTATTGTCAATCAGCCGTGGAAGGCAATTTCTTTTGTGTCTACAGGACACCCAGTGAATCATCCTAAAAAAGGCCTATATATTCACCGGATTGAGTTGATAAATTTTTTGATGTCTTATGGGATAAAGTTTCCCGAGCTGCAAACAGGAGGTTCTGTTGCGACCTCTGCTTTTCATTATGCTGTGTCCCACGGAGCTGAAAAGATCATTATGATAGGTCAAGACCTTGCTTATACGAATTATAGAGGTCATGCAGTAGGAACAACTTACGACCGTCAATATAGAAGCAATGCCAATCGATTAAAAACTTTAGAGACCATTCATGTGCATAAATTGCCTGATTTTTATGCTCAGGGAATAGATAACCAACTTGTATTAGTAGATCCATTATTAGAACAATTTCGACATTGGTTTGAAATGTCCATAGCATTTTGTAAAGAAGAAAATCTGCATAATAGAGTAATAAACGGATCAGAAAGCGGAGCATTTTTTGATTCTTGGAGTCATGAAAAATTATCAGTGATAGGAAAAAATGATAATATTCATATCGATAAAATATTTGATTTTTCCTTGAATCCAATAATAAATTTGACTGTGTTGTTTGAAAAATTATATATTGAGTGGATCAATTTTGTTTTGGATTCTCATCAAAAAAGCCTATTACATGAGTATTTTTACTCAGAATATACTCAATTGTTAAAGGGAGAAGTTTATAATGAATTTCTTTATAATAGAAAATATAACAGATTGAAAAAAATAATAGCTCAATATCACTTTCAAGGAACAAAAATATGA
- a CDS encoding phosphatase PAP2 family protein, which translates to MNLFRHRNNTPKKLHTSHSLSLSEKYNPDRLLLLVFTKTRRQFLTRIAILFTKLGNGQAWLLFSLIIMLYSVPIGVSFHISALLQLYGQIFLKNLVKRTRPYLVYQDLDYLYAPPDPFSFPSGHTAAAFTMAFTAKLVFPVAWPFFLIIALIIAFSRVYLAVHYPSDIFAGIILAYFSAKCGTFLSQIVTGIMI; encoded by the coding sequence TTGAACTTATTTCGCCATAGAAATAATACTCCTAAAAAATTACATACATCTCATTCTTTGTCTTTATCAGAAAAATATAATCCTGATCGCTTGTTATTATTGGTATTTACAAAAACGAGGCGTCAATTTCTAACACGGATTGCAATTCTCTTTACAAAATTAGGTAATGGACAAGCTTGGTTATTATTTTCTTTAATTATTATGCTATATAGCGTGCCTATTGGTGTATCTTTTCATATTTCTGCTTTATTGCAGCTTTATGGTCAAATATTTTTAAAGAATTTAGTCAAACGGACACGTCCTTATTTAGTATATCAAGATCTTGATTATTTGTATGCTCCACCTGATCCTTTTTCTTTTCCATCGGGTCATACAGCAGCTGCATTTACTATGGCATTTACGGCAAAATTGGTTTTTCCAGTTGCATGGCCTTTTTTTTTAATAATCGCGCTTATTATTGCATTTTCAAGGGTTTATTTAGCTGTGCATTATCCTTCGGATATTTTTGCAGGTATCATTCTTGCATATTTTTCTGCTAAGTGTGGGACGTTTCTATCTCAAATTGTGACAGGAATCATGATATGA
- a CDS encoding V-type ATP synthase subunit B — protein sequence MHIKIQKSYEGVYSVVGPLVIVNAIANAAYGEIASLTTQTGDVKLARVIEVNEKFTVLQLYGSSAGIDPKKVSVKFWGETYHIGVSTEMLGRIFDGLGCPIDGLRAPNPEFERDVNGLVLNPVEREYPHDCIQTGISAIDVMNTLVRGQKLPIFSGAGLPHNQLAAQIVSQTTSKSGNPFVVVFAAMGIRHDDAAFFIDSFKSTGALKNTALFLNLADDPTIERLITPRVALTLAEYFAYDKGMDVLVILTDMTAYAESLREIAAARGEVPSRKGFPGYMYSDFSTIYERAGRVKGCPGSVTQIPILTMPGDDITHPVPDLTGFITEGQVVLGRHLFGQGIVPPIELLPSLSRLMKDAIGQGLTREDHPKLFMQLYSSYARALEVRAIAAIVSEEEMTPIDQDYLKFGKVFEEEFINQRFDENRSIDESLDLAWKILSILPRSELTNMSTQELLRHYQGKEE from the coding sequence ATGCATATTAAGATACAAAAAAGTTATGAAGGTGTTTATTCTGTAGTTGGACCTTTGGTGATTGTTAATGCTATCGCAAATGCAGCATATGGTGAAATTGCATCCTTAACAACCCAAACAGGCGATGTTAAATTAGCTCGCGTTATTGAAGTAAACGAAAAATTTACTGTTTTACAACTTTATGGAAGTTCAGCAGGGATAGATCCTAAAAAAGTTTCTGTAAAATTTTGGGGTGAAACATATCATATTGGTGTATCTACTGAAATGTTAGGCCGAATTTTTGATGGATTAGGGTGTCCTATTGATGGTCTTCGTGCTCCTAATCCTGAATTTGAGCGAGATGTTAATGGGTTAGTTTTAAATCCAGTAGAACGAGAATATCCTCATGATTGTATCCAAACGGGGATTTCAGCGATTGATGTTATGAATACTCTAGTACGAGGGCAAAAATTACCTATATTTTCGGGAGCAGGGCTACCTCATAATCAGTTAGCTGCGCAAATTGTGTCACAGACGACCTCCAAAAGTGGTAATCCCTTTGTTGTTGTTTTTGCTGCCATGGGTATTAGACATGATGATGCAGCATTTTTTATTGATTCTTTTAAATCTACAGGAGCATTAAAAAATACAGCATTGTTTCTTAATTTAGCGGATGATCCGACAATTGAACGATTAATTACTCCGAGAGTTGCCTTAACGTTGGCTGAATATTTTGCTTATGATAAGGGGATGGATGTGTTAGTTATTCTCACTGATATGACTGCTTATGCCGAATCATTGCGTGAAATTGCTGCTGCACGAGGTGAAGTACCTTCTAGAAAAGGATTTCCGGGATATATGTATTCTGATTTTTCTACAATATATGAAAGAGCAGGACGTGTGAAAGGTTGCCCTGGATCTGTTACTCAAATTCCTATACTTACAATGCCTGGTGACGATATTACTCATCCTGTACCAGATTTGACTGGTTTTATTACGGAAGGACAGGTAGTTTTGGGGCGACATCTTTTTGGACAAGGTATTGTACCTCCTATTGAATTATTGCCTTCATTATCACGCTTGATGAAAGATGCGATAGGTCAAGGATTGACGCGTGAGGATCATCCAAAATTATTTATGCAGTTATATTCTTCATATGCGCGAGCCTTAGAAGTGAGAGCTATTGCTGCTATTGTTTCCGAAGAGGAAATGACCCCTATCGATCAGGATTATTTAAAATTTGGGAAAGTGTTTGAAGAAGAATTTATTAATCAGCGTTTTGATGAAAACAGATCAATTGATGAAAGTTTGGATTTAGCATGGAAAATTTTGTCAATTCTTCCCAGAAGCGAATTAACTAATATGAGTACTCAAGAATTATTACGCCATTATCAAGGAAAAGAAGAATAG